The bacterium genomic interval GCCCCATTCGTCGTCGCTCAGGTCGCTGCGGTAGAGCACCGGCTCTTCCAGCAGCGTGGCGCGCATCCACTGGCGCGATGCGGTCGACCGCTCGGGCCGGTCCTCCAAGTCCTGCGGTGAATCCGCCCTCCGCAGCGCGGGCAGCGGCAGGAGCGCCACGCGGTCGGAGCGGATCTTCAAGACGGCGTCGGCTTCGGCGTCGCCGGCGTAGCGATCGACACGGTCGTGCATCTCGGCCGCCACCCCGTGGCCGATCAGCCAGCGCAGCGCCGTCACCAGGGCGCGGCGATCGGCCGGCTCGTCGGTGACGGTCACACCGGCGTCGGTCGCCGCCGACCGCACCTCGTGGAGCAGGTCGCGCAGGCTGATCACGCTCGGCCCGGCCGCCGCCGCCGCCAAGGCCAGCGCCAGCATGGTGTACTCGCGGATCGAGAACGGGCGCTGCTGCGCGGTCGTCGTGCGCAGCGGTCGCCGGCCGGCGACAGCAGTTGTCTTGTACAGGCGGGCGGTGTCGACGGTGACCTGCAGCCGGTACCCGAAGCGCTGCGTGAACCAACGGTCGAGGACTTGCTCGTGCCGCCGGATCAGCCGGAACACCTCCGGGTATTCCTCGGTCACCAGCAGCGGTCGCGTGACCAGGCGGCGGGCCGCGGCGCGCAGGTCGAGTGCCCGCTGAGGGTCCGCTGCGATTGCCGCGGTCACGTCGCGGCTCCGGTCGCTGATGCCTGTTCCCTCGTCGGCTCGGGTGCGCCCGGTGCGGCACCGACCGCGACCTCCAGTCCTCCCAGGGCGAGCCTGCCTTCGGGGCACTCCACGACGGTTCGCGCGCCCTCGATGCGGCGCACCTCGCAGCGCACGCCGTCGGCGGTGGCGGCGCGGACGGCGGCGCCGGGCGAGTAGCCGTGCCCGGACCGCCCCACCAGATCGCGCAGCAGCGTGAAGGAGGCGACCGAGAGTTGCGCCCCGTCGAGGAGCCCGCCCTCGCCGGCGCACCCCAGCAATTCGGCGGCGACGGCTTCGCGGGCGACGCGCTCCCGCTCGCGCCGCTGGGCAATCCAGGCGCGCTCGGTGCGCCGGTCGCGCACCGGCGTGGCCAGGCCGCGCTGGCTCCGGTCGCCGCGGATCCGCAAGGACACGGCGACCGTGGCACGAGGCGCCTCGCGCCACGGCGTGACGGTGGGGACCGGATCGTCAACGTCGGCCGCCGGCGCCCCGATGCGGCGGCAGGAGCCGAGTCCGAAGGCGGCGGCTGCGATCCGGTGGGCCTCGCCGGCGCTCGTGGCCCGGTCGAAGAATCCAGCCAGCGTGACGAAGTCGGCGCGCCGTGAGGCGGCGCCCAGGCCCGCTCGCGACAGCCTGGTCACGTTGGCGGTCAGCGTCCGCACCGCGGCGACGGCCTGCCGCGTGAGTTGGTCCAGCCGGGAGGGGCGTCCCGGCGGCGGTCTGAACCACGCCGCCAGATGCTCCCAGTCCGCGGGGTCGGTGCCCTTCAGGCGGCGGACCGCGACGCTTGCGGCAAGGCCGGCGTCGTCCACGCGGGCCGCCAGGCCGGTGCGCAGCGCGGGGAGCAGGTCGTCGAGCCGGCCGAGGATCGCCGTGAGGCTGCGTGCGATGGGGCGCGTCATACGTTCGATCTCGCTGAGTTTCTCCGAGACGTAGCCCACGAGCACGGTGGCGAAGAGCTGCACCTCGTCGGCGTCGAGGTCGTAGCGGTTCTGCCACTGATTCAGTTCGGCGAAGAACTGCGTCAGCTCGCTGGTGAAGCGCTCGTGCAGATCGAATACCCGCCGCACGCGATCAGCGAGTTCCTCGCCGCCCTCCTCGGCGTCCAACTGCGCCGTCAGTTCGCCAAGGGCGCGGTGAAGGTCACGGAGCCGGCCGGCCTGCACGTCGCCGATCTCGTCCACTCCCGCCAGCACGCCCTCGACGAGTTCGTGGATCTCCTGGCCGGCACGGGTGATGAGGTAGCGGTTGCGCCTGCGGTAGTAGTCGTCGAGGCTCGCCGGCGTGCCGATGGACGAGGACACGGTGAGGTTGCCCCAGCGCCGCAGGCTCTCGAGCCGGGCGGCGACCGCTTCGGCATCCAGGCCGGCGCCGGCCACGACCGGACGGGCGGCCACGTCCTCGCTGGTGAACTCGGCGAAGAACGTACCGGCGAAGACGCTGAGGATCGCCCGGTACTCCTGCCACTCCTCGCCGCCGAGATAGCGGAACAGCTGCCTGGCCCGATCCCGCTCACCATCGCCGGCCGGGCCACCAGTGCCGCCGCCGACCGCGCCGCCCGGGCCGCCGTTGACCGGGCCGCCGTCTCCCGTGCCACCCGGCGGGGCCACGCCGCGCTCCCCGCCGCTCAAGGTGCCTCCCGCCGTGCCAGCGTGGCGCCGTCCCAGTGGTAGTGCTCCAGCAGGATCGTCCTGAGGTCGGCGTCCCGGATGACCTCGGTGATGGCGAGTTGCGGGACAGAGGCGTGGGTTCCCCAGAGCCGCTCGCTGGTGGCGATGAGATCGAGGTCGAGGTCCACCAGCAGCCCGAACAGCGCGGCGTGGTTGTCCTCGGAGACCTTGGCGAAGGCGTCGTCGAGGAGCACGAACCGGGCGATGCCGAGCCGGTCCTGCTCGGTGCCGGGCCGCTGGGCGACGAGCGCGTCGTGGGAGGCGGCGACCGCTGCGAACAGCGACAGGTAGGTGACGATCTTCTTCTCGCCCTCCGACAGCGGCGTGCGGCGGCTGAGGCGCGCCTCGCTGCCGCCGCCGCGCTGCACCATCACGGCCAACTCGTGCCACTGCTTGTAGTCCAGCGTGGCGGCGATGAGCTGCCGGTAGGGCACGTCGGGCTCCAGGGTCCGGGCTTCGTCGAGGCGCACCGAGAGCAGGGAGCGCAGTTCGTGCTCGTCCTCCTCGAGCCGGAGGTCGGGACGGGTGGCCAGCAGTTCGACCATACGGGCCGTCGGCGCGTCGAGTTCCGGGGAGCGGCGCCAGCGCAGCCGCACGCCCACATCGTGCGCCGTCGCCACGCTGTCGAGCCGCTCGTTCATCAGGTGGACGAACTCACCGGCGCGATCCACCTTCTCGGCGATCTCCGTGGCGATCAGGCCCTGCAACAACTCGCGCAGCGCGTCGGCCTGCTTGCGGTCGAGCAGCCCGACGAGTTGGCTGTGTTGCGCGGCGACCGCCCGTGCCGCCTCGGCCAGGGGTGCCCGACCCGTCGGCCCGGCGACCTCGACGACAAGAGGCAGCGAGGGGCTCGCCTGACGCGCCTCGGCGTCCCAGCCGGCGCCGAGAGCGTCCCGCCGCTGCAGGAGCGACCCATGCACGCTGTTGATGTCGACGCCGGCGGCCTCGGGGGTGCCGCCGGGGCCGGCGGGCAGCAACCACTCGATGGCGCCGAGCATCTCGTCGAGACCCTTCGAGCCGCCGTGGACGGCGACGATCGGCTCGGTGGCACCCTCATCGCCGGGGACGGCCACGGCCTGGAGCAGCCCCGGCGTCGCCACCACCCTCTCCAGCGAGAGGCGCAACTCCTCGCACGCCTGCTCGGTCTCGGCCCGCCTCTCCGCGGCGACCTTGGCGTCGGCCTCCGCCTGGGCGCGCCGCCCGACGGCGGCATCCCGGTCCTCGCGAACCGCCGGCAGCCGCGTCTCGGCAGCGTCCAGTTCCGCCCGGCAACGGTCCCGCTCCGCCACGACCTTCTGGTACTCCTCGCCGATGCTGCGCTCGATGGTGACGAGGCGCTCGTACTGGCGGTCGTGTTCCTCGCCGATCCGCGCCCGTTCGGCCCGCTCGTTGCGCTGGTCCTCGCTGGCGGATCGCCAGCGGGCGACGGCCGCCGACCAGCTCTCCGCGGATCTCGCGGTGGCGGCGCTTCGGGAGCGGCAGCGTTCCAGGGTCGCCTTGAGTTCGTCCAGGTCGGCCCGGACGGACGCCAGGCCGTCGCGGTCGGCCGGCAGGCTCAGCGTCACCGCCCGCCGCCGCAACTCGTCCGACGCGGCACCGGCCGCCCGCTCCGCCTCCACCGCCTGCTCGGCGGCCTCCCGCCTGGTGTCCTCCGCCTCCTCCGCGGTTGCGGTTGCGGCGTCGACGGCGCCGGCCGCCGAGGAGATCTCGCCGGTGCCGGGGAGTTCGGATTGCAGACGGCGCGCCCCGTCGAGCAGGTCGTCCAGGTCGCCCAGTTCGGCCTCGGTGGTGGCGACGACAGCGAGAGCCTGCTCCAGCGCCTCGGCGGCGGCGCGCCGGTCTCGTGCGAGGGCCTCGCGCCGGGCGGTGGCGCCGATGAACTCGGCGCGCTCCTTGCGGTGCCTGCCTTCCAGCGCGCCGACCCGGAAGCTCCCGTCGGTTCCCGCGGCGGTGGCGGCACCGGTCGAGGGGTCCGCGGAGATCGAGTCGAGCAGCTTGCCGGCCAGGCCGACGTTCACGACTCCGACGAGCCGGTCCGGCACCGTGACGGTGAGAAGGTCGCTCAGCGGGCTCGACACACCCTCGGCGGCGATTGCCACGAGTTCACCACTCGCGAGTTCGGCGCCGACGCTCTCCACGAGCCGTGCGCCAAGCAGTCCCGAGGCTTCGAGCGCGGCCTCGAGGCCGGCTCGCCGCGTGCCGTCGAGGTGGGAGGAGAAGTCGATCAGGTCGGCGAGGCAGTGATCCGCGCCGGCCTGCCAGGTGAACCGGGGCGGATCCGGCTCGGTCCGGGCGGCGAGTTCGTCGACGACCGCCCGCGCTTGGGCCGCGGCGACTCGTTCGTCCGCCAGCCGGTGCCGGAGAGCGGCGACGGCGTTGCTCCGGGCGGTGACGAGTGTGGCGGCGGCCGCCAGCAACTCGGCCCGAAGATCCTCGTGTGCCACGGTGATGGCGACGCCCTCGGCGGCGGCGAGGGCATCCACAGCGGGCGCCGTCACGCTGTCCGCATGCAGGAGCGGACTTACCTGCGACGCCCAGAGCCGGACCTGTTCGGCCCACTCCTGTCGTGCGACCGTCAGGGCTCGGGTCCGCTCGGCGAGGCGGTCGGCGGCGTTCCGCGCGGCAACCTCTGCGGTCTCCCGCGCCGAGTCGGCGAGGCGTTGCCGCTCGACCGCCTCGTCGAGAAGTCGCCGGGCCTGCTCGACCTCGGCGAGGTCGCCGCGACGTTGAACCAGCGCACCGTCGGCCTCACCGAGGCCGCGCTCCACGGCCGCGCCGGCGAAACGCTCGGCCGGTTCGGTCGCGTCGAACCCTTCGGTTTCCTCGGCGGCGTCGGGCCCGTCGAGGTCCACCTCAGCCACCCGGGCAGGACCCGGCGGACGGTGCGCCAACCGGCAGCGCTCCCCCAGGCGGGCCGCACCGGCCAAGTCCTCGTTCAACCGCTCCAGGTCGTCCCTGCAGCGACCCTGTGTCGCCTTGACGTGCACGGTCTCATCGCTCACGCGCTTGCCGCAGTCGGCGACCCGCTTCTCGGCCCTGGCGCGCTGGCTGCCAAGATCCTTCACATGGATCTCAAGGGCCGCCAGCTGGAGTCCCGACCTGTAGACCTGTGACTCCTCAAGCGCCGCGATCTCATTGCGGAGGCGCTTCTCCTCGCGCTCCAGGCGGGCGATCTCCTCATCCAAGCTCCCGACCTCGGCTCCTGCCTCGGCCGCCGCCCGCCGCTTCGCCTTCTCGTCGCGGCTGCGGCGCCGCAGGGACCCGAGACGCTCACGCCCCTCGGTGACCCGCCGTCGCAGATCGCCGACGCAGTAGGCGCGGTACACGTCCAGCAGGCCGTCGATGGCGGCCACGGTTCGCTCGAGTTCCGCGACGTTCCGGCGGTGCTCCTCGA includes:
- a CDS encoding TIGR02678 family protein, which translates into the protein MTAAIAADPQRALDLRAAARRLVTRPLLVTEEYPEVFRLIRRHEQVLDRWFTQRFGYRLQVTVDTARLYKTTAVAGRRPLRTTTAQQRPFSIREYTMLALALAAAAAGPSVISLRDLLHEVRSAATDAGVTVTDEPADRRALVTALRWLIGHGVAAEMHDRVDRYAGDAEADAVLKIRSDRVALLPLPALRRADSPQDLEDRPERSTASRQWMRATLLEEPVLYRSDLSDDEWGELRRRLGEESAIFEEMFGVHLEARAEGIAVIDPGDGLTDSRFPAGGTVGHAALLLLDRLIEADTATMPRDALVEEVRSLAAERRRYWSQLAEDPDRLTGEILDLLEDHRLAEVDAGTVRLLPAAWRYRADVQVDAETDDGIEQVSLL
- a CDS encoding TIGR02677 family protein; translated protein: MAPPGGTGDGGPVNGGPGGAVGGGTGGPAGDGERDRARQLFRYLGGEEWQEYRAILSVFAGTFFAEFTSEDVAARPVVAGAGLDAEAVAARLESLRRWGNLTVSSSIGTPASLDDYYRRRNRYLITRAGQEIHELVEGVLAGVDEIGDVQAGRLRDLHRALGELTAQLDAEEGGEELADRVRRVFDLHERFTSELTQFFAELNQWQNRYDLDADEVQLFATVLVGYVSEKLSEIERMTRPIARSLTAILGRLDDLLPALRTGLAARVDDAGLAASVAVRRLKGTDPADWEHLAAWFRPPPGRPSRLDQLTRQAVAAVRTLTANVTRLSRAGLGAASRRADFVTLAGFFDRATSAGEAHRIAAAAFGLGSCRRIGAPAADVDDPVPTVTPWREAPRATVAVSLRIRGDRSQRGLATPVRDRRTERAWIAQRRERERVAREAVAAELLGCAGEGGLLDGAQLSVASFTLLRDLVGRSGHGYSPGAAVRAATADGVRCEVRRIEGARTVVECPEGRLALGGLEVAVGAAPGAPEPTREQASATGAAT
- a CDS encoding TIGR02680 family protein, with amino-acid sequence MMVQAAAGGAPNVGGEVSDRWRLHRAGIVNVYQYENEVLHFGGGRLLLRGVNGSGKSTAMNMLLPFLLTARPGRIDAAGEQVGILKAWMLSGRDDPQPVGYLWIEFERRGEYLACGCGIKANRQSDTVTTWWFVTAKRPGIDFDLLGGGSVPLTADGLRAILDDGEVYNERQRRDYRREIERRLFGGASIDQHIGLVHLVRSPRVGDRIDVDLPQHLTDALPQLSEEALAEAAQPLDDLEEHRRNVAELERTVAAIDGLLDVYRAYCVGDLRRRVTEGRERLGSLRRRSRDEKAKRRAAAEAGAEVGSLDEEIARLEREEKRLRNEIAALEESQVYRSGLQLAALEIHVKDLGSQRARAEKRVADCGKRVSDETVHVKATQGRCRDDLERLNEDLAGAARLGERCRLAHRPPGPARVAEVDLDGPDAAEETEGFDATEPAERFAGAAVERGLGEADGALVQRRGDLAEVEQARRLLDEAVERQRLADSARETAEVAARNAADRLAERTRALTVARQEWAEQVRLWASQVSPLLHADSVTAPAVDALAAAEGVAITVAHEDLRAELLAAAATLVTARSNAVAALRHRLADERVAAAQARAVVDELAARTEPDPPRFTWQAGADHCLADLIDFSSHLDGTRRAGLEAALEASGLLGARLVESVGAELASGELVAIAAEGVSSPLSDLLTVTVPDRLVGVVNVGLAGKLLDSISADPSTGAATAAGTDGSFRVGALEGRHRKERAEFIGATARREALARDRRAAAEALEQALAVVATTEAELGDLDDLLDGARRLQSELPGTGEISSAAGAVDAATATAEEAEDTRREAAEQAVEAERAAGAASDELRRRAVTLSLPADRDGLASVRADLDELKATLERCRSRSAATARSAESWSAAVARWRSASEDQRNERAERARIGEEHDRQYERLVTIERSIGEEYQKVVAERDRCRAELDAAETRLPAVREDRDAAVGRRAQAEADAKVAAERRAETEQACEELRLSLERVVATPGLLQAVAVPGDEGATEPIVAVHGGSKGLDEMLGAIEWLLPAGPGGTPEAAGVDINSVHGSLLQRRDALGAGWDAEARQASPSLPLVVEVAGPTGRAPLAEAARAVAAQHSQLVGLLDRKQADALRELLQGLIATEIAEKVDRAGEFVHLMNERLDSVATAHDVGVRLRWRRSPELDAPTARMVELLATRPDLRLEEDEHELRSLLSVRLDEARTLEPDVPYRQLIAATLDYKQWHELAVMVQRGGGSEARLSRRTPLSEGEKKIVTYLSLFAAVAASHDALVAQRPGTEQDRLGIARFVLLDDAFAKVSEDNHAALFGLLVDLDLDLIATSERLWGTHASVPQLAITEVIRDADLRTILLEHYHWDGATLARREAP